In Fusobacterium massiliense, a single window of DNA contains:
- a CDS encoding metallophosphoesterase family protein, which produces MKIVHCSDLHLGKRDSGKEKYTKKRYEDFFIAFENFITEVEKIKPDVCIIAGDIFDKKEINSNTLSRTEVLLNRLKATVKKQIIAIEGNHDNSKNLEESWLKYLEEQGIWKLFYYNKDFKENNCLKIDDVNFYPVGYPGFMIDEALTELSEKLNPNEKNIVIVHTGISGGTNTLPGLVSTSVIDLFKDKAIYVAGGHIHSYTTYPKEKPYFFVSGSLEFSNVKNESSDKKGFIIFDTDNNNHEFIEVEHRKRIKVKFDYNNIDEIENEFETFIKNLNLTGEEILLISTYIKNGEYFNKEKLEDIAEKNGILKVDIELKSIVSKENNKTNEMTENMCVFDMEKNIINNWENENLGESDKERLIDNFSKLKEYALNEEVDKLEKKGKSKKENDLNPYLEGFLELFDKVLEGE; this is translated from the coding sequence ATGAAAATAGTACATTGCTCAGATCTGCATTTGGGGAAAAGAGATAGTGGAAAAGAAAAATATACTAAAAAAAGATACGAAGACTTTTTTATTGCTTTTGAAAATTTTATAACAGAGGTTGAAAAAATAAAGCCCGATGTCTGTATTATAGCTGGAGATATTTTTGATAAAAAAGAAATAAACTCAAATACTCTTTCAAGAACAGAAGTATTATTAAATAGATTAAAAGCTACTGTCAAAAAACAAATAATAGCAATAGAAGGAAATCATGATAACTCTAAAAATTTAGAAGAGTCTTGGTTAAAATATTTGGAAGAGCAAGGTATTTGGAAACTTTTTTATTATAATAAAGACTTTAAAGAAAATAATTGTTTAAAAATAGATGATGTAAATTTTTATCCGGTAGGCTATCCAGGATTTATGATAGATGAAGCATTAACAGAACTTTCAGAAAAATTAAATCCAAATGAAAAAAACATAGTGATTGTTCATACAGGTATTTCAGGAGGTACGAATACTTTGCCAGGTTTGGTATCGACATCAGTAATAGACTTATTTAAAGATAAGGCAATATATGTAGCTGGAGGACATATTCATTCGTATACAACTTATCCTAAAGAAAAACCATATTTTTTTGTGTCTGGTTCATTAGAATTTTCAAATGTAAAAAATGAAAGCTCAGATAAGAAAGGTTTTATTATTTTTGATACGGATAACAACAATCATGAATTTATTGAAGTGGAACACAGAAAAAGAATAAAAGTAAAATTTGATTATAATAATATAGATGAAATTGAAAATGAATTTGAAACTTTTATTAAAAATTTAAATTTAACAGGAGAAGAAATACTACTTATTTCTACTTATATAAAAAATGGAGAATACTTTAATAAAGAAAAATTAGAAGATATTGCTGAGAAAAATGGAATATTAAAAGTAGATATAGAATTAAAAAGTATAGTTTCTAAAGAAAATAATAAAACAAATGAAATGACAGAAAATATGTGTGTTTTTGATATGGAAAAAAATATAATAAATAATTGGGAAAATGAAAATCTAGGAGAATCAGACAAAGAAAGACTTATAGATAATTTTTCTAAACTAAAAGAATATGCTTTAAATGAGGAAGTTGATAAATTAGAAAAGAAAGGTAAATCAAAAAAAGAAAATGATTTAAACCCTTATTTAGAAGGATTTTTAGAATTATTTGATAAGGTATTGGAGGGAGAATAA